A single Pedobacter sp. PACM 27299 DNA region contains:
- a CDS encoding DedA family protein, producing the protein MQDFWNSLQQFIDPEKLLKEGGFYVVMFVIFAETGLFFGFFLPGDYLLFLAGMFVATGKLDVNLYVLILGLIIAAVSGNFTGYWFGRKTGPVLYDRKDSFFFKKRYLKAAEDYYNKQGAFALIMGRFVPIVRTFAPIFAGVVKLDFKRFALYNFAGAIIWIASLTLLGYFLGKRFEKEINDYLLYIIIGFIVITTIPLVYTFVKKQVVKEDNDDISNTEH; encoded by the coding sequence ATGCAAGATTTCTGGAACTCATTACAGCAATTCATTGATCCTGAAAAACTACTTAAAGAAGGTGGTTTTTATGTTGTAATGTTTGTAATCTTCGCCGAGACAGGTTTGTTTTTTGGTTTTTTCTTACCAGGGGACTACCTGTTGTTTCTTGCCGGCATGTTCGTCGCTACAGGCAAATTAGACGTCAACCTATATGTGTTGATCCTCGGACTAATTATTGCCGCCGTATCAGGTAACTTTACTGGCTACTGGTTTGGTCGAAAGACGGGCCCCGTACTGTACGATAGAAAGGATTCTTTCTTCTTTAAAAAACGCTATTTAAAGGCTGCCGAAGATTATTATAATAAACAGGGGGCCTTTGCACTTATAATGGGGCGCTTTGTGCCAATTGTAAGAACTTTTGCACCGATTTTTGCTGGTGTAGTAAAACTGGACTTTAAAAGATTTGCATTATATAACTTTGCAGGTGCAATTATTTGGATTGCTTCCTTAACTTTGCTGGGTTACTTCCTTGGCAAAAGATTTGAAAAAGAAATTAACGATTATTTATTATACATAATTATAGGTTTTATTGTCATCACCACCATTCCGCTGGTTTACACATTCGTAAAGAAGCAAGTAGTGAAAGAAGACAATGACGATATATCAAACACTGAACATTAA
- a CDS encoding inorganic diphosphatase, with the protein MIKDERHPWHFVSPGENLPETVNAIIEIPKGSKAKYEIDKDSHLIKLDRVLFSSVMYPANYGFIPQTYCDDNDPLDILVLCSVDVYPMSIVEAKVIGVMHMVDNGEQDDKIIAVAKNDMSVNYINDLAELPPHTMKEIVKFFQDYKALEEKQVTIEHLLGVRYAHKVIQESILLYDQKFRNQTS; encoded by the coding sequence ATGATTAAAGACGAGCGTCATCCGTGGCATTTTGTTTCTCCAGGTGAAAACTTACCTGAAACAGTAAATGCAATTATTGAAATTCCTAAAGGATCTAAAGCAAAATACGAAATCGATAAAGATTCCCACCTGATTAAATTAGACAGGGTACTTTTTTCTTCTGTAATGTACCCGGCCAACTACGGTTTTATCCCACAAACTTATTGTGACGATAATGACCCTCTGGATATCCTTGTACTTTGTTCTGTTGACGTTTATCCAATGTCAATCGTAGAAGCAAAAGTTATTGGTGTCATGCACATGGTGGATAATGGTGAACAAGATGATAAAATTATTGCAGTAGCAAAAAATGATATGTCTGTAAACTACATCAATGATTTAGCAGAATTGCCTCCTCATACGATGAAGGAAATTGTAAAATTTTTCCAGGATTATAAAGCCTTAGAAGAAAAACAAGTTACTATTGAGCACCTTTTAGGCGTTCGATATGCGCATAAAGTGATACAAGAAAGTATCCTCCTTTATGACCAGAAGTTTAGAAATCAAACATCTTAA
- a CDS encoding hemolysin family protein — MEGFKIFLTFFLVALNGFFVAAEFAIVKVRASQIEIKAKSGNRVANIAKYITQHLDGYLAATQLGITLASLGLGWVGESVMHSLIHDMLVGFNFSEVYISSISTAIAFLFITVMHIVFGELAPKSVAIQRPVATTLFIAVPLQAFYLIFRPFIWVLNGFANMILKIFGISTVGGHESVHSTEELHYLLDQGKESGALDTNEHELIKNVFDFNERVVKNIMVPRTKISGIELSTPPAVVIDKIIGDGYSRLPVYDGIIDKIIGIIHAKDILPLLASKKDWVLQDIIRKPYFVPETKKINDLLSELQQKRIQIAIVIDEFGGTAGMVTLEDIVEEIVGEIQDEYDEEKPTVEKISETEFIINAYATVYDVNEHLPHDLPEDEDFDTVGGLVSHAFGKIPEVGDSEECYGYLFTILKKTEQNIETIKLELVIDKSDMVDNH, encoded by the coding sequence ATGGAAGGATTCAAGATATTTTTAACATTCTTCTTAGTAGCACTGAACGGATTTTTCGTTGCAGCAGAGTTTGCAATTGTAAAAGTCCGGGCATCACAAATTGAAATTAAAGCAAAATCAGGTAACAGGGTAGCAAATATTGCAAAATATATTACCCAGCATCTGGACGGATACCTGGCTGCTACGCAGCTAGGTATTACTTTAGCCTCTCTGGGCTTAGGTTGGGTGGGTGAATCTGTGATGCACAGCCTGATCCACGACATGTTAGTCGGCTTTAATTTTTCTGAGGTATACATCTCTTCTATCTCTACCGCAATCGCCTTCTTGTTTATCACTGTAATGCACATCGTATTTGGTGAGCTGGCGCCTAAATCGGTTGCCATACAACGCCCGGTAGCGACAACACTGTTTATCGCAGTGCCATTACAAGCGTTTTATCTGATCTTCAGACCCTTCATCTGGGTGCTGAACGGATTTGCAAACATGATCCTTAAAATTTTTGGAATTTCAACTGTAGGAGGCCATGAGTCGGTACACAGTACGGAAGAACTTCATTATTTATTGGATCAGGGTAAGGAAAGTGGAGCTTTAGATACCAATGAGCATGAATTGATTAAAAATGTCTTTGACTTCAACGAAAGAGTTGTAAAAAATATTATGGTTCCCAGAACCAAAATATCAGGTATAGAATTGTCTACTCCCCCAGCAGTGGTGATTGATAAAATCATCGGAGACGGATATTCCAGACTACCGGTATATGATGGTATTATTGATAAGATCATCGGTATTATTCATGCCAAAGATATCTTACCACTCCTGGCTTCTAAAAAAGACTGGGTATTACAAGACATCATCAGAAAACCTTATTTCGTTCCTGAAACGAAAAAAATCAATGACCTGTTGAGCGAACTTCAGCAGAAACGCATTCAGATCGCGATCGTAATCGACGAGTTTGGCGGTACCGCAGGTATGGTTACACTGGAAGATATCGTAGAAGAGATCGTTGGAGAAATCCAGGATGAATATGATGAAGAAAAACCGACAGTAGAGAAAATCTCTGAAACTGAATTCATTATTAATGCTTATGCCACAGTTTATGATGTGAATGAGCATTTACCGCACGACCTTCCTGAAGATGAGGATTTTGATACCGTAGGCGGATTGGTGTCACATGCTTTTGGTAAAATACCGGAAGTAGGAGACAGCGAAGAATGCTACGGCTATTTATTTACCATCCTAAAGAAAACAGAGCAAAATATTGAAACCATAAAGCTTGAACTTGTGATTGATAAAAGCGATATGGTGGACAACCACTAA
- a CDS encoding 16S rRNA (uracil(1498)-N(3))-methyltransferase has product MHVFYTPDIETAEYSLNEEESKHCLKVLRLGMGDVVNLIDGKGGFYEAEIIGEGKKNVQLRVIKSVQEYQKRNHHLHIVVAPTKNIDRLEWFLEKATEIGIDEITPIICERSERKIIKEDRLNKVITSALKQSLQAYHPVLNPQISFTDFLKIENNSIKMIAHCIDGEPRLYISQVAEPQKSYTVLIGPEGDFSPKEIELALQNGFKPLTLGNTRLRTETAALAACFEVNYLNR; this is encoded by the coding sequence ATGCACGTTTTTTATACCCCTGATATTGAGACCGCCGAGTATTCTTTAAATGAAGAAGAAAGTAAACATTGTCTGAAGGTCCTGAGATTAGGGATGGGCGATGTAGTGAACCTAATTGATGGAAAAGGAGGCTTTTATGAAGCTGAAATCATCGGAGAAGGAAAGAAAAATGTTCAGCTCCGTGTGATTAAATCCGTTCAGGAATATCAAAAACGAAATCACCACCTTCATATCGTGGTGGCACCTACAAAAAATATTGATCGACTGGAATGGTTCCTTGAAAAAGCAACCGAGATAGGGATCGACGAAATTACTCCGATCATCTGCGAACGTTCTGAAAGGAAAATCATCAAAGAAGATCGGCTTAATAAAGTGATTACATCTGCCCTGAAGCAGTCTTTACAGGCTTATCATCCGGTGCTAAATCCACAGATCTCATTCACTGATTTTCTGAAAATAGAGAACAACTCCATCAAAATGATTGCACACTGCATCGATGGGGAACCTCGTTTGTACATCAGCCAGGTGGCGGAACCTCAAAAAAGCTATACGGTTTTGATTGGTCCGGAAGGCGACTTTAGCCCGAAAGAAATCGAACTTGCTTTGCAAAACGGCTTTAAACCCTTAACTTTAGGTAATACGCGTCTGAGAACAGAAACTGCTGCATTGGCAGCCTGCTTTGAAGTGAATTATTTAAACAGATGA
- a CDS encoding DUF4159 domain-containing protein — protein sequence MKLKTGLVVGLMFLLCGFKPPTYKMAKLKYNGGGDWYANRTALPNLIEFCNKNLNTNFAALDATVEVGSAELFNYPFVYLTGHGNVVFSDAEAQNLRKYLSGGGFLHIDDNYGLDKFIRKEMKKVFPELSFVELPSNHPLYQQKFKFPNGLPKIHEHDGKAPQGLALIRDGRVICYYTFECDLGNGWEDFGTYPDDTQDKRLNALKMGANLVQYALTQ from the coding sequence ATGAAATTAAAAACAGGCTTAGTTGTCGGATTGATGTTTTTGTTGTGTGGCTTTAAGCCGCCAACTTATAAGATGGCTAAACTGAAATATAACGGGGGAGGCGATTGGTATGCCAACAGAACTGCACTCCCAAACCTTATCGAGTTCTGCAACAAAAATCTAAATACCAATTTTGCAGCACTGGATGCCACTGTTGAAGTGGGCAGTGCGGAATTGTTCAATTACCCTTTCGTATACCTGACCGGGCATGGAAATGTGGTTTTCAGTGATGCTGAAGCGCAGAACCTGAGAAAATACCTCAGCGGTGGTGGTTTTCTTCACATCGATGATAATTATGGATTGGATAAATTCATCCGCAAAGAAATGAAAAAGGTATTCCCTGAGCTTTCTTTTGTAGAACTTCCATCAAATCACCCGCTCTATCAGCAAAAATTTAAGTTTCCAAATGGTTTACCGAAGATCCATGAACATGATGGGAAAGCACCTCAGGGCCTGGCTTTAATCCGGGATGGGAGAGTGATTTGCTATTACACCTTTGAATGCGATCTGGGCAATGGTTGGGAAGATTTCGGCACTTATCCAGATGATACGCAAGATAAGCGCTTAAACGCGCTAAAAATGGGCGCTAATTTAGTTCAGTATGCATTAACACAATAA
- a CDS encoding acetyl-CoA carboxylase biotin carboxyl carrier protein subunit: MKVKVNEQYNFDVEVSNPSLTINGKALDIDAKKLSGTTQHIIYQHKSYNVEVLEQEEGGKQTSIRVNGNIYQVEVEDQYDELLKKLGMDTAAGNKVQEVKAPMPGLVLQLMVAEGQDVSKGDSLLVLEAMKMENIIKSPAAGTVKRILVQKGDKVEKNGILIQFA, translated from the coding sequence ATGAAGGTAAAAGTAAATGAACAATACAATTTTGACGTAGAGGTTTCCAATCCATCATTAACCATAAACGGGAAAGCATTGGATATTGATGCCAAAAAGTTATCAGGCACCACTCAGCATATTATTTATCAGCATAAATCCTATAACGTAGAGGTTTTGGAGCAGGAAGAAGGAGGAAAGCAGACCAGCATCAGGGTAAATGGAAATATATACCAGGTGGAAGTCGAAGACCAGTACGATGAATTACTGAAAAAATTAGGAATGGACACTGCTGCAGGAAATAAGGTTCAGGAGGTTAAAGCACCGATGCCTGGCTTGGTATTGCAGCTGATGGTTGCCGAAGGGCAGGACGTGAGTAAAGGAGATAGCTTGCTGGTGTTGGAAGCAATGAAGATGGAAAATATCATTAAATCACCTGCAGCAGGTACTGTAAAGCGGATCTTAGTGCAAAAAGGAGATAAGGTAGAGAAGAACGGAATTTTGATTCAGTTTGCTTAA
- a CDS encoding SUMF1/EgtB/PvdO family nonheme iron enzyme, with translation MKKSYLYYSIASIAIVASLSSCSKKSGTSEKTGMAYNKREFGGFEVNKKFKRGPGPGLVEIEGGVFVMSGSAINVAGEELSNYNHKRETTVSSFYMDETEVSNTNWLEYLNWIRTNYPADHEYYYNELPDTLVWRRPLSYNEPYVDNYLRHPAYQDYPVVGVTWEQAERYCAWRTDRVNELLLREKGYMTSFKDLNGTGNSNAAAASTNNAKGAFNTDIYLSGQYDDKGKKAMKDLNPSNAGNAAGAANAGGRSGATRNVRLEDGIIKQPYRLPTEAEWEYAALGLIGNTQYENINANKIYPWNGLGLSSAKRNTRGLILANFKRTKGDYMGVGGSLNDKGGLTVAVRSYMPNDFGLYNMAGNVNEWVADVYRAKTFEAADAFNPYRGNYYQDKKVADPISGKIEIDKYNRPVLTDAKSYKKQTWAEKQAAAPAAATPATNTYADQRGYRDRANDLYGEITLVTDKSRVYKGGSWDDQALWLNPATRRFLQQDESTADIGFRCAMTMLGASEIRSTGKPQFKPKPAKAFKSR, from the coding sequence ATGAAAAAATCATACTTATATTATTCGATTGCATCCATTGCAATCGTAGCTTCTCTCTCTTCCTGCAGCAAAAAATCAGGGACTTCTGAGAAGACAGGAATGGCGTATAACAAGCGCGAGTTTGGTGGCTTTGAAGTAAATAAAAAATTTAAACGTGGCCCAGGTCCAGGATTAGTGGAAATTGAAGGCGGTGTTTTTGTGATGAGTGGAAGCGCAATTAACGTTGCTGGTGAAGAACTGAGCAATTATAACCACAAAAGAGAAACCACTGTTTCTTCGTTTTATATGGACGAAACCGAAGTTTCCAATACCAACTGGCTGGAGTACCTGAACTGGATTCGCACCAATTATCCAGCAGATCACGAATACTATTATAACGAACTCCCTGACACTTTAGTGTGGCGCAGGCCCTTATCCTACAATGAACCTTACGTAGACAACTATTTAAGGCATCCTGCCTACCAGGATTATCCGGTAGTAGGAGTTACCTGGGAACAGGCCGAAAGGTATTGTGCCTGGAGAACCGATCGCGTAAATGAGCTTTTACTTCGCGAGAAGGGATATATGACCAGCTTTAAAGACCTGAATGGCACTGGAAATTCTAATGCAGCAGCGGCATCTACCAATAATGCAAAAGGAGCTTTCAATACGGACATCTACCTGAGCGGCCAATATGATGATAAGGGTAAAAAAGCCATGAAAGACCTTAATCCATCCAATGCCGGTAATGCTGCAGGCGCGGCAAATGCGGGTGGCAGATCTGGTGCAACGAGAAATGTAAGATTGGAAGATGGAATCATCAAACAGCCTTATCGTCTGCCAACAGAAGCAGAATGGGAATACGCAGCACTTGGATTAATCGGCAATACTCAGTATGAAAACATCAATGCCAATAAAATTTATCCCTGGAATGGTCTTGGATTAAGCTCTGCCAAAAGAAACACCAGAGGTTTGATTTTAGCGAATTTTAAGAGAACTAAAGGAGATTATATGGGTGTTGGTGGATCGCTGAATGATAAAGGTGGTTTAACCGTTGCAGTGAGGTCTTATATGCCGAATGATTTTGGCTTATACAACATGGCTGGAAACGTAAATGAATGGGTTGCCGACGTTTACCGCGCAAAAACATTCGAAGCTGCTGATGCTTTTAATCCATATAGAGGTAACTATTACCAGGATAAAAAAGTAGCTGATCCCATCAGTGGAAAGATAGAAATTGATAAATACAACAGGCCTGTACTCACTGATGCCAAGTCTTATAAGAAACAAACCTGGGCAGAAAAACAAGCTGCAGCCCCTGCTGCCGCTACGCCTGCTACAAATACATATGCGGACCAAAGAGGTTACCGCGATAGAGCGAATGATTTATATGGTGAAATCACATTGGTAACGGATAAATCAAGAGTTTATAAAGGTGGCTCATGGGATGATCAGGCTTTGTGGTTAAACCCTGCTACCAGAAGATTTCTGCAGCAGGATGAATCTACCGCTGATATAGGCTTCCGCTGCGCGATGACGATGCTAGGTGCATCTGAAATCAGGTCTACCGGAAAACCACAGTTTAAACCGAAACCGGCAAAAGCATTTAAATCACGTTAA
- the ispF gene encoding 2-C-methyl-D-erythritol 2,4-cyclodiphosphate synthase — MKIKVGFGFDVHQLKDGHPFIVGGVNLEHHKGAFGHSDADVLLHAICDALLGAANLRDIGFHFKNTDPRWKGISSLILLQESVKLVREKGFEIGNIDAMLCLEAPKINPHIPSMQQHIAAAMGMDVEDISIKATTNEQMGFIGREEGVVAYAVCLIQKG; from the coding sequence ATGAAGATTAAGGTAGGATTTGGCTTTGATGTACATCAGCTAAAGGATGGACATCCTTTTATAGTAGGGGGCGTAAATTTGGAACACCATAAAGGTGCTTTTGGTCATTCAGATGCGGATGTATTGCTGCATGCAATTTGCGATGCATTACTTGGTGCAGCAAATCTGCGCGACATCGGTTTCCATTTTAAAAATACGGATCCGCGTTGGAAAGGGATCAGCAGCCTGATCCTATTGCAGGAAAGTGTGAAACTGGTCAGGGAAAAGGGATTTGAAATTGGAAACATTGATGCGATGCTTTGCTTGGAAGCACCGAAAATTAATCCTCATATTCCATCTATGCAGCAGCACATCGCCGCAGCAATGGGAATGGATGTAGAAGACATCTCAATTAAAGCCACCACCAACGAACAAATGGGATTTATAGGAAGAGAAGAAGGGGTTGTCGCTTATGCCGTTTGCCTGATTCAAAAAGGATAA
- a CDS encoding pirin family protein, whose protein sequence is MNENIKQVSAVLKPPAPQMVGDGFRVHNFFPSGYKLNMSPFFLLDYNSKIQFSARNEPRGVGVHPHRGFETVTIAYHGAVAHHDSAGNSGVIYPGDVQWMTAASGILHKEYHEEAFSKKGGAFQMVQLWVNLPAKDKMSKPKYQALSQASIAKHELPDQAGLLEVIAGEYQGTKGTASTFTPMHVYNLRLNKGGNASFNFPADFNTAFVIIEGEIKVNHQETAKADQLVYFKNQGEEVVIEGVHDSVVLILSGAPINEPITHYGPFLMNKPEEIQQAIADYNQGRFGYLEE, encoded by the coding sequence ATGAATGAAAATATAAAACAGGTATCGGCGGTGTTGAAGCCGCCGGCACCTCAAATGGTTGGAGACGGATTTAGGGTTCATAATTTTTTTCCCAGCGGGTATAAACTCAATATGAGCCCTTTTTTCCTGTTGGACTATAATTCTAAAATCCAGTTTTCTGCACGCAATGAGCCTAGAGGTGTAGGTGTACATCCACATCGTGGATTTGAAACGGTCACCATTGCATATCATGGGGCTGTTGCGCATCACGATAGTGCTGGAAACAGTGGTGTCATCTATCCTGGAGATGTGCAGTGGATGACTGCAGCCAGTGGTATTTTACACAAAGAATATCACGAAGAGGCATTTAGTAAAAAGGGTGGTGCCTTCCAAATGGTACAGCTATGGGTCAATTTACCTGCGAAAGACAAGATGAGCAAGCCGAAATATCAGGCACTTAGTCAGGCTTCAATTGCTAAACATGAATTGCCTGATCAGGCAGGATTGCTGGAGGTCATTGCTGGTGAATATCAGGGTACTAAAGGAACTGCAAGTACTTTTACACCCATGCATGTCTATAACCTTCGTCTGAATAAAGGCGGAAATGCAAGTTTTAACTTCCCTGCTGATTTCAATACTGCCTTTGTGATCATTGAAGGGGAAATCAAAGTGAATCACCAGGAAACTGCCAAAGCAGATCAATTGGTTTATTTCAAAAATCAAGGCGAGGAAGTTGTAATAGAAGGTGTTCATGATAGTGTGGTGCTGATCTTAAGCGGAGCACCGATAAACGAACCCATTACACATTACGGGCCGTTTTTAATGAATAAACCCGAAGAAATTCAGCAAGCTATTGCAGATTATAACCAGGGGAGATTTGGTTATTTAGAGGAGTAA
- a CDS encoding YceI family protein, with product MATTQWSLDPTHSELQFKVKHLMITTVTGSFNSLTASLSSDADDFENAKVTFEAELNSIDTGNTDRDNHLKSADFFDAEQFPKMTFTSSSFDKDGSDYVLKGDLTVKGITKPIKLNVEFGGIATDPWGNTKAGFTISGKINRTDFGLTWNAALETGGVMVSEDVRILGELQFVKQA from the coding sequence ATGGCAACTACTCAATGGTCGTTAGACCCAACCCACAGTGAATTACAATTTAAAGTAAAACATTTAATGATCACTACAGTAACTGGTAGTTTCAATTCTTTAACCGCATCATTAAGTTCCGATGCTGATGATTTTGAAAATGCTAAAGTTACTTTTGAAGCAGAGCTAAACTCGATTGATACCGGAAATACGGACAGAGATAACCACTTGAAAAGTGCCGATTTCTTTGATGCTGAACAATTCCCTAAAATGACTTTTACATCTAGCTCTTTTGATAAAGACGGCAGTGATTACGTTTTAAAAGGTGATTTAACCGTTAAAGGGATCACTAAGCCGATCAAATTAAATGTAGAATTTGGTGGTATTGCAACTGATCCATGGGGAAATACAAAAGCAGGATTTACCATCAGTGGTAAAATCAACAGAACTGACTTTGGTTTAACCTGGAATGCAGCATTAGAAACTGGTGGGGTGATGGTGAGTGAGGACGTAAGAATATTAGGCGAATTACAGTTTGTAAAACAAGCTTAA
- a CDS encoding Crp/Fnr family transcriptional regulator, whose amino-acid sequence MLEPFKLYLQKKVAITDEQFDLISDRLKVKSFDKNEMILMKGEVSPHGYFVLSGLLRSYSIDAKGKTHIIQFAPEQWWLSDRNGMFNEASEFFIDAIEPTLAVVMPKNFIDGAAKHVPCMYDFNNTMLNNSIRFMHKRINMLLSATAEERYLNFIQLYPNLTLRVPQWMIASYLGITPESLSRVRKDLAHKHFKV is encoded by the coding sequence ATGCTTGAGCCGTTCAAACTCTATTTACAGAAGAAGGTTGCCATTACAGATGAGCAATTCGACTTAATTTCCGACCGTTTGAAAGTAAAGAGCTTTGATAAAAATGAAATGATCCTGATGAAGGGAGAAGTATCTCCACACGGTTATTTTGTCTTGAGCGGCTTGCTGCGCAGCTATTCAATCGATGCAAAAGGTAAAACCCATATCATTCAGTTCGCCCCTGAACAATGGTGGCTTTCTGATCGGAATGGGATGTTTAATGAAGCTTCAGAATTTTTCATTGATGCCATTGAGCCGACCCTGGCTGTAGTTATGCCTAAGAACTTCATTGATGGAGCGGCAAAGCATGTCCCTTGTATGTATGATTTTAACAACACCATGCTGAACAATTCTATTCGTTTCATGCATAAAAGAATCAATATGCTCCTCAGTGCGACCGCCGAAGAAAGGTACCTGAACTTCATTCAGCTTTATCCCAACCTCACCCTAAGGGTACCACAATGGATGATTGCATCCTATTTAGGCATCACTCCTGAGTCGCTGAGCAGGGTTCGTAAAGACCTCGCACACAAGCATTTTAAAGTTTAG
- a CDS encoding FeoB-associated Cys-rich membrane protein, with amino-acid sequence MQALTSFVLMDIQTILVVILFIAAIFYIGRMILRSVSPKKGGCASNCKCGVDFSNIEPTKK; translated from the coding sequence ATGCAGGCTTTAACTAGTTTTGTACTTATGGATATTCAAACCATATTAGTTGTCATTCTTTTCATCGCTGCCATATTTTATATAGGGCGGATGATTCTCAGATCAGTATCTCCTAAAAAAGGGGGCTGTGCGTCTAATTGCAAATGCGGTGTAGACTTCTCCAATATCGAACCTACTAAAAAATAG
- a CDS encoding type 1 glutamine amidotransferase — translation MTRDKNNIRVAVIDMNNGVANQGMRGIQEVLLRYQKEMAINLSFDIFDLRLKGEIPDRSYDIYISSGGPGSPYDGIGKKWEDDFFALLDELEAFNQQNEHQKKHVFLICHSFQMACRKFGVGKVIKRRSTAFGIFPIYLTEEGENDPIFNGLPNPFYTVDSRDWQVVNPEDIFFSNNEAEVLAIEKERPHVDLERCVMAIRFTPEIVGTQFHPEADPVGMKLYLLQDDKKKAIIENHGEEKYLDMLNSVDDPNRISLTQSLILPNFLNEALNALQEA, via the coding sequence ATGACCAGGGATAAAAATAACATTAGAGTTGCTGTAATTGACATGAATAATGGAGTCGCGAATCAGGGGATGCGCGGGATACAAGAAGTTTTGCTTCGTTATCAGAAAGAAATGGCGATCAACCTATCTTTTGATATTTTCGATTTGAGGTTAAAAGGAGAGATCCCTGATCGCAGTTACGACATTTACATTTCGAGTGGCGGCCCAGGAAGTCCTTATGATGGCATAGGAAAAAAGTGGGAAGATGATTTCTTTGCCTTATTGGACGAATTGGAAGCTTTCAATCAGCAAAATGAACATCAAAAGAAACATGTTTTCCTAATTTGTCATTCTTTTCAAATGGCCTGCAGGAAATTTGGCGTAGGAAAAGTGATCAAAAGACGTTCAACCGCTTTTGGAATCTTTCCAATTTACCTGACTGAAGAAGGCGAGAATGATCCTATATTTAATGGATTACCGAATCCTTTTTATACGGTAGACAGCAGGGACTGGCAGGTGGTAAATCCGGAAGATATTTTCTTTTCTAATAATGAAGCCGAAGTTTTGGCCATAGAAAAAGAACGTCCGCATGTAGATCTGGAGCGTTGTGTGATGGCTATTCGCTTTACACCAGAAATTGTGGGGACACAATTTCACCCGGAAGCGGATCCAGTAGGCATGAAGCTATACCTCCTGCAGGATGACAAGAAAAAAGCAATTATTGAAAACCACGGGGAAGAAAAATATCTGGATATGCTGAATAGCGTAGACGATCCAAATAGAATCAGCCTGACCCAAAGTCTGATCTTACCCAACTTTTTAAATGAAGCCTTAAATGCTTTACAAGAAGCTTAG